ACACCTTGGCGCAGGCGTGCGAATTGGCCACGAAGGCGTCAATCCCCGGAGACCAGTAGGTCAGCGGGTTGCCGGGGCGGAAGACCACCCCCCGGTAGCCCACGCAGACGACGCCGCGCCGCCGCCAGAACAGCCCGTGCCAGGCCAGACGCTTGACGGCCTTGTTGTGGAAGGCCTGCACGATGCAGGGGCCCTGTCCCGGCGCGGGCATGGCCGCCTCGAGCGCGCCCTTCCACTTGCCGGGCGATTCGGGCAGGTCGGCCCAGGACATGGTGTCCGACAGGGGGCGCAGGGTGGATGAGCGCGGGGTGAAGAACGTGACGTGGTGGCCATGCTCGTGCAGGCCGTCGGCAAGGTACAGCGCCTGGCGGGCGCCGCCGCTGCTTGTGGTGGCCGAGGTCAGGAAGAGTATGCGCATGTGCTTTGGGGCGAAAGATGACGGTGGAAGGTGCACGCCGTACGACGGGCATCCGCCAGTGGCTGGTAGGCACGATCACGCGCGGGGGCCGCGTCGGTCGGCATCAGGATTGCCGGTGGATGGTGCCGCACGCGGTCTTCTGCGTCAACGTGGCCAGCCATGTTTCCAGTTCTCGGGCCTTGCCGTCCAGTTCGCAGTGGGTGGCGCAGGCCTGGCGGGCGGCGCGCTTCATTTCCAGCAGTTCCTCATCCGGCAGGGTCAGCGCCTTGCGCAGCATTTCCGCGAATTCCGCGGGTCCGGCGGCATAGGGCAGCAGCCAGGGCAGCAGTTCCGGGGTGTACACCTCGCGCACGCCACCCACGTCGCGGGCCACGGGCAGCAGCCCCTGAGCCAGCGCCTCTTGCAGGGTGTTGGGCAGGCCCTCGCTCAGCGAGGCCAGCAGGAACACGTCGGCGCGTTCCAGCAGTTCCGGCACCCGGGTGGTGAAGCCGTGCCAGCGGATGCGCTCGGCAATGCCCAGCGAAACGGCAAGATCCTTCAGGAAGGTTTCGTGCGAGCCGGTGCCCGCCACGTCCAGTTCGAAGGGAATGTCCAGACTGGCCAGGGCGCGCAGCAGCGTCTCGTGCCCCTTGTCGGGGTTCAGTTGCTGCGTGGCCACCAGCCGCCGGGGCGTGGACACGGACAGCGGCCCGGTGGCCACCCGCTTGGCCGTGAGCACCACGTGCAGGTCCTCTGCCCGCAGGTACGGCAGGCTGGTCAGGAATCCGTCGGCTATGTACCGGCACGAGCACAGGAACCTGGGGGCGATCCAGGCATGCAGCAGGCGGGTCTTGAGGCGGTGGGGGATGTCGCCGGGCAGGCCGATCTGCTGGACCACGGGAATGCCCAGCAGGCGCGCGGCAACCCCGGCGGTGGCAAGATCCTTGCCGATGTTGAGGATCACCACGTCGGTGCGGTGCTCGCTGAACCGGCGGCGGAACCAGGCAATGGTGGCCGGATTCAGGTCGAATCCGAACGTGGCCGACTCTCCATGGCCCACACGGCGTTTGGCCTCGTCCACGAAGGCCTGCTGGCGCCCGTAGACGCGCACGTCATGCCCGTAGGCGGAAAGCCGTTCAGCGAAATCGAGTATCCAGGTCTTCACGCCGCCCCATTTGCGGGTGCTGTTGACGAAAGCGATGTTCATGGGATGTTCCGGGTTTCGCGGGATGGCGCTCCCACGGGTGAGGCAGGGGGAGTGTCTGCATTGATGATGGCGCCGATCATCACGCCCAGATGGCCCATGGATACGGCCATCCACCACGAGCGCAGGAAGTCGTGCGCGAACAGCGCCTCCACCAGGTAGCACAGCCAGCCGGCCAGGAAGAACGCGGCCATGGTCCACATGTCGTACGGGGCGCCGGAGCGCGGGATGTTGCGGTGTATCCGCCGCAGTCCCCAGGCCAGCATGCCGAACAGGAAGACCATGGCGATGACGAAGCCCACCACGCCGGTGTCCACCAGAAACTGGATGTATACCGAATGGGGGTGCTGGATGCTCGGCGGGTTGATGACCGGTTGCAGCCCCAGCGCCTTGAACGCCGGGCCGAACATGCCCATGCCCCACCCGGTCAGGGGGCGGGCCTGGATGACTTGCCACGCAAAGTCCCACAACTCGAGGCGCCCGTCGCGCATGGCGGTTTCCAGGGTGATGCGCTGCGGGCCGAACAGGGCGGCCAGAATGCCGATGCCCGTGGGCACCAGAAGGTATGCGGGCTTCGGGCGCGTGAACAGGTACCACAGCAGGAACAGGGCGGCGGCAACACCCAGGTAGCCGCTGCGGGCCTGGGCGAATATCCACAGGTGGATGCCCGGCGCCAGGATCAGCGCGACCACGGCGGCCCTGCGCCATGCGGAGCGGATTTGGGGCAGCATGGTCCACAGGGCGAAGGCGGGCACCAGGATCAGCGCCATGTAGTCGCCCACGCGGTAGGTGGTCATGGAGCCGGTGAGCCGACCATACATGATGGGTGTGCCCTTGATGAGGTCGTGCCCGGTGAGGTGCTGGTAGATGCCGTCCAGCCCCTGGAAGATGGCCGCCAGTGCGAAGGCCCGGACCAGGCGGCGCATGTCGCGCATGTCGCGCGCACACTCCATGGCCACGAAGGGCAGGGCGAAGCCCTTCCAGACGTTGGGAAGCACGTAGACCAGGCTCTGGCGCGGGTCCAGCGACAGGGCCGTCTTGACGCAGATGAGCCCGTAGAAGGCCACGAACAGCCACTTGAGCGGAAGACGGCGCAGGGTGGACTGCCGGTACCCCCAGTAATGATAGGCGAACAGGGCGATCAGGCAGAGGATGGGACCGACTTCGCGGAAGGCCTGGCCCAGCGAAAAGGTGACCACGGACAGCCAGAACAGCCAGAACAGCACCGTACGCGCCCATTCCGCCTTCTGCGGGTCCGGGGCGGCACGGAGGGTGCGCAGGGCCGTAGTCACGCGGGAGGGGGCGGTGTGGGGGCGGATGTCGGACATGTGGGGATCCATAGCCTAAACGGTGGATTGCGGAAAGTATTGCATGCGCATGGCGGCGAAGGCGTGCATCGGTGAGGGGGTCACCGGGCCTGCCCGCCATGGTTTTTGGCTGGCAGGCTTGCATAGAAGGCCAGCAGGCGCTCCGCGTAGCGCGGCATGGTGAGTGGTTCGATCACCCGGTGCGCGGCCTCGGAAAGCCGTGCCCGCAGCGTGCCGTCGCGCAGAATGGAAAGCAGCTTGGCCGCGATGTCGCCAGGTTCGGTTTCACACACCAGCGAGGCTTCGGCCGCCACCTCCAGCGAGGGAACATGGCGCGAGACCACGCACGGCAGGCCGCAGTACAAGGCTTCCATCTGGGCGATGGGAAAGCCTTCGAAATCCGAGGGCATGGCGAAGATGTCCGCCGCCCGGAAAAAGGCCGCCACGTCCTGGCGGAATCCCGTCAGCACCACGTGCCCGCCAAGGCCCAGACTGTCGCGCAACGCCTCCAGGCGGGGGCGTTCCACCCCTTCGCCCACCAGCACCAACGATGCGGGTATTTGCTGGTCGTGCAGGATGCGCACGGCCCGGATGAGCAGGTCCAGGTTCTTCTGCCGCACGTACCGGCCCACCGAAAGAATGACCGGGCCGGAGACGCCGTAGGCGGCCTTCAGGTCTAGCGGGGGCATGTCGCAACGTTTCGGGTCTATGGCGTTGTAGAAGACCTGCACCGGCCGGCCCGCCCGATTGTGGTCGGCGGCGACGACGTCGGCCACGGCCTTGGATACCGCCAGATACGCGGTGGTGGCGTACGAGAGCAGCTTGTCGGAAAGCCTGCGGTGCAGCCGTCTTTCGCGCTTGACGTTGTGCAGGTGGGTGACCACGGGAACTCCCAGTCCCAGCGCGGCCAAGCGCCCGTGGTGGTTGGCGCTGATGTGCATGGTGTGGATGACGTCGGGGGCGTAGTCGCGCAGCATGGCGCGCAGACGCAACGTGGTGTCCAGCCTGTGCGACGCGATGGCGCGGACGCCGGAGCCCACGGAGCGCACGTCGAGCCCCTGTTCCACGAAGCGGTCGTGCATGTCGCCCGTGCCGGACAGGTTGAAGATGCACGCCTCGGCAAGGCCGCTGCGGCGGTATTCCGCCGCAAGGT
This genomic window from Nitratidesulfovibrio sp. SRB-5 contains:
- a CDS encoding glycosyltransferase, whose product is MKIAYIVGGLPFGGVETWLCDLAAEYRRSGLAEACIFNLSGTGDMHDRFVEQGLDVRSVGSGVRAIASHRLDTTLRLRAMLRDYAPDVIHTMHISANHHGRLAALGLGVPVVTHLHNVKRERRLHRRLSDKLLSYATTAYLAVSKAVADVVAADHNRAGRPVQVFYNAIDPKRCDMPPLDLKAAYGVSGPVILSVGRYVRQKNLDLLIRAVRILHDQQIPASLVLVGEGVERPRLEALRDSLGLGGHVVLTGFRQDVAAFFRAADIFAMPSDFEGFPIAQMEALYCGLPCVVSRHVPSLEVAAEASLVCETEPGDIAAKLLSILRDGTLRARLSEAAHRVIEPLTMPRYAERLLAFYASLPAKNHGGQAR
- a CDS encoding glycosyltransferase, translated to MNIAFVNSTRKWGGVKTWILDFAERLSAYGHDVRVYGRQQAFVDEAKRRVGHGESATFGFDLNPATIAWFRRRFSEHRTDVVILNIGKDLATAGVAARLLGIPVVQQIGLPGDIPHRLKTRLLHAWIAPRFLCSCRYIADGFLTSLPYLRAEDLHVVLTAKRVATGPLSVSTPRRLVATQQLNPDKGHETLLRALASLDIPFELDVAGTGSHETFLKDLAVSLGIAERIRWHGFTTRVPELLERADVFLLASLSEGLPNTLQEALAQGLLPVARDVGGVREVYTPELLPWLLPYAAGPAEFAEMLRKALTLPDEELLEMKRAARQACATHCELDGKARELETWLATLTQKTACGTIHRQS
- a CDS encoding O-antigen ligase family protein, whose product is MSDIRPHTAPSRVTTALRTLRAAPDPQKAEWARTVLFWLFWLSVVTFSLGQAFREVGPILCLIALFAYHYWGYRQSTLRRLPLKWLFVAFYGLICVKTALSLDPRQSLVYVLPNVWKGFALPFVAMECARDMRDMRRLVRAFALAAIFQGLDGIYQHLTGHDLIKGTPIMYGRLTGSMTTYRVGDYMALILVPAFALWTMLPQIRSAWRRAAVVALILAPGIHLWIFAQARSGYLGVAAALFLLWYLFTRPKPAYLLVPTGIGILAALFGPQRITLETAMRDGRLELWDFAWQVIQARPLTGWGMGMFGPAFKALGLQPVINPPSIQHPHSVYIQFLVDTGVVGFVIAMVFLFGMLAWGLRRIHRNIPRSGAPYDMWTMAAFFLAGWLCYLVEALFAHDFLRSWWMAVSMGHLGVMIGAIINADTPPASPVGAPSRETRNIP